The genomic stretch AATATTTTGGGTTTTTAAGTTTGCCTATGTCGTGATAGTATGCTCCGGCCTTGACCAGAAGGCCGTTCATCATAAGCTTGTCCGCAGCGGCTTCCGCCAGTGTGCCTACCATCAGAGTATGGTGATAGGTGCCCGGAGCCTCGATCTGGAGCCTCTTAAGGAGCGGCTGGGAGGGATGGCTGAGCTCAAGCAGGCGCAGCGGCGAAATAACATCGAAAAGGTTTTCCCAAATCGGAAGGAGCGCAATGACCAGAGTGCTCCAGAAAAGGCTGAAAGCGATCGAAAATATCGGCAGCTGATAATTATAAAATAATCCCAGCCCCCAGTGCACAGCAACTGAAACTGCCCCAAGACAAAGTCCTAAGAAAAAGAGGTTTCTCCAAATAGTTACCCTGTGGTTCGGAGGGTCAATGAAGAGGACCCTTCCTATTGCAGCTGAAAAAGCGGCCAGAATGCAGCCGAGCGCAAATATCCCTGGGTTTGTCCCAAACGCGATCATCACGCTGATTATACCTCCGCCGAGCACAACGTGATAGGAGAGCGATACCGGAAGAGTAAGGCAGAGCCAGCCTGTCATGCCAAGGACCGCCATCGAGTACCCGCCGATCCTGGCGAACATGAGTTCCAGCGCCCATCCCAGGGATAGAATTACTGCAATATACACCCACTGACGGAGTGAAAATTTTTCTTTGAGACCGCGCTCTATCCACACGGGCCAGAAACTCCATATTATGATGGCGGCAAGTATGAAGACCAAATGTTTGTAAGGAAACCTTGAATCCGGATATCCCTGGGACTCAAGAAGTTTGGCAAGCGAGGGAGTGACGACTTGTCCCTTCTGCACAAGTACCTCTCCGGGACGTATTTCCCTGACGACCGGAGGGATCTGTACCGCCACATCCTCCCTAAGTCTTGATGCCATCTCCGAGTCGCTGTTCAGCGAAGGGTTGAGTATCTTGTCAAGTATCTGGAAGGCTACGTTTTTATCGGACTGGGAAAGCCTGTACCCGGACAGTTCTTTCCAGAGAAGCGCCGTCTGTTCATCCCTGTTCTCGGCCTTGTTCATGATCTTTTCCGCGATCGCTACTGCTGTATTCACGATATTTGTCTGTGTCAGTTTGGGCAGACCGGAAAAAAGTTCCAGCAGGGGGTTTTCGAGGACACGTGAAAGATCCCCCGACTTAAGGTATCCGATCTTAGCGGAGACCTCGGCCGCTATTTTTTCATCACGGACCATTACGTCAATGATCCTTGACGCAGCTCTTTGACGAAGCTCGAGTGTGGCCGCCCTGTCTTCGTATCTTGATGATGTCAGTGCAAAGTAGGTTTTTGCGGAAGGATATCCTATGCGGTAATTTTCATGCCTGTCAATGGCAAGCCAGTTGCCTGTAATAAGAAAAAAAGCAACAGCAAGCAGTATTACTCTGAAAACCACATGCTGCCTGTCTGATGCTCTGAGTTCAAGATCGGTCTTAAGCTGAGATGTTAATTTTTTAATTGTTGTCTGGCGTCTTTCTCCGTTGTTCATGGTCTTCGTAAGCCCTCACTATCCGCTGAACTATCTCATGCCGCACAACGTCACGGTTGCTCAATCTGACGAAAGCGATGCCGGGGATGTCGTTGAGGATATATTGCACCGTCTTCAATCCG from Synergistaceae bacterium DZ-S4 encodes the following:
- a CDS encoding HDIG domain-containing protein produces the protein MNNGERRQTTIKKLTSQLKTDLELRASDRQHVVFRVILLAVAFFLITGNWLAIDRHENYRIGYPSAKTYFALTSSRYEDRAATLELRQRAASRIIDVMVRDEKIAAEVSAKIGYLKSGDLSRVLENPLLELFSGLPKLTQTNIVNTAVAIAEKIMNKAENRDEQTALLWKELSGYRLSQSDKNVAFQILDKILNPSLNSDSEMASRLREDVAVQIPPVVREIRPGEVLVQKGQVVTPSLAKLLESQGYPDSRFPYKHLVFILAAIIIWSFWPVWIERGLKEKFSLRQWVYIAVILSLGWALELMFARIGGYSMAVLGMTGWLCLTLPVSLSYHVVLGGGIISVMIAFGTNPGIFALGCILAAFSAAIGRVLFIDPPNHRVTIWRNLFFLGLCLGAVSVAVHWGLGLFYNYQLPIFSIAFSLFWSTLVIALLPIWENLFDVISPLRLLELSHPSQPLLKRLQIEAPGTYHHTLMVGTLAEAAADKLMMNGLLVKAGAYYHDIGKLKNPKYFVENQVSGENIHDDLSPTLSGLVLISHVRDGLEIADETKLPKTLRRFIAEHHGTTVQKYFYEKARAIDENTTEEQFRYPGPSPQSRETALVMLADSVEAAVKAKNKSFDNIRDLRLLVQNVIRQKAEAGQLKDVDFTMREMAVIESSFIEILRSTYHSREVKEISESIRAAAEKKGQSKQNDR